In the SAR324 cluster bacterium genome, one interval contains:
- a CDS encoding DUF3015 family protein gives MNAKWASFFVAAWLLSSSTVWSCHEGGAMGFADGKLDAFSVDISSSSTFAFASSSGTMGCEDWTLGQHYEEEQFLQANWDQLTEEAANRSQDLHWVSLAQLAGCNPTESKQWSILANQHFATLFDSPASSEQARRDFRSQFNQHLSDAQFSCRLDS, from the coding sequence ATGAATGCAAAGTGGGCTAGTTTTTTTGTTGCTGCTTGGCTTCTGAGTAGTAGTACTGTCTGGTCTTGTCACGAGGGTGGGGCCATGGGATTTGCGGATGGAAAGCTTGATGCGTTCTCCGTAGACATTTCCTCTTCATCTACCTTTGCTTTTGCCAGTTCCTCAGGGACCATGGGTTGTGAAGATTGGACCTTGGGCCAACATTACGAGGAAGAACAGTTTCTACAGGCAAATTGGGATCAATTGACCGAGGAAGCCGCGAACCGCAGTCAAGATCTGCACTGGGTATCCCTTGCACAACTCGCAGGATGTAACCCTACAGAATCTAAACAATGGTCGATTCTAGCTAACCAACATTTTGCTACGCTGTTTGACAGTCCAGCCTCATCTGAACAGGCGCGTAGAGATTTTCGTTCCCAATTCAATCAACACCTGAGCGATGCTCAGTTCTCATGTCGTCTCGACTCTTAA
- a CDS encoding metallophosphoesterase, whose amino-acid sequence MHALQWDTVVLGNADLVLGADKLKVAQKTADFPMLAGNVVSTRGTWPKFPSFEIIENGCFRIGVFGLMTPAAPMWHEKLANDLAFLDILENAKEITQILREEQQVDLIIALLHSGSNKKFGEQENLHAGLPNTNAAGWVADYVPGVDLVVSGHAHQTFPRRPIFHLNRYRAPLVAPGAFGNGWIEVH is encoded by the coding sequence TTGCATGCACTACAGTGGGACACCGTAGTCTTAGGAAATGCTGATTTGGTGTTGGGTGCTGACAAGTTGAAGGTGGCTCAGAAAACAGCTGATTTCCCAATGCTCGCTGGAAACGTAGTGTCAACAAGAGGCACCTGGCCCAAATTTCCAAGTTTCGAAATCATTGAAAACGGCTGCTTTCGAATTGGGGTCTTTGGTTTGATGACACCCGCTGCTCCAATGTGGCATGAAAAATTAGCAAATGATTTAGCATTTCTTGACATCCTTGAAAACGCCAAAGAGATCACACAAATCTTACGTGAAGAACAGCAGGTTGATCTCATTATTGCGTTGTTGCACAGTGGCTCAAATAAAAAGTTCGGGGAGCAAGAAAACCTACATGCTGGCCTCCCCAACACCAACGCTGCGGGCTGGGTGGCTGATTATGTACCTGGAGTTGATCTAGTTGTGTCGGGGCATGCTCACCAAACATTTCCAAGACGGCCGATATTTCATCTCAATCGGTATCGAGCACCCTTGGTGGCTCCAGGTGCTTTTGGAAATGGCTGGATTGAGGTGCATTGA